A single region of the Oncorhynchus keta strain PuntledgeMale-10-30-2019 chromosome 37, Oket_V2, whole genome shotgun sequence genome encodes:
- the LOC118375942 gene encoding T-cell surface antigen CD2-like isoform X2 — protein MFYQNSCNYYFQHGSFFSIPLKYTDLSSKEINWKHNEKVILKRKNGKFKPGKPEDILDDGSLQLKGLVSVNEGTYKAEVFNSDGKSIKEESFRLCMKEKVSKPSVQFTCSDKDVTFTCFLTNTEGVTFKWSKNRQPLNGEKNPTLIINLKQLKEPDTFTCSAVNEVSAETSDIIKPTCNAVSKSGDLRSLFGLDFWTMVGILAGGGGLVLLLIIITLVCCCLSRRKSHMRFEEERELRLAPLTKTQHPYLPEGQTKHPSHPEGQKQRQRPPGGAPPGSTGPRPTARASSQAAPQPRAQAREKPPQTPMDDDEEQPPPLPQPRKKGSHPARQ, from the exons ATGTTCTATCAAA ATTCATGCAATTATTATTTCCAACATGGATCtttcttctccatccctctgaAATACACTGACTTGAGTTCGAAAGAAATAAACTGGAAACACAATGAAAAAGTTATATTAAAAAGAAAGAATGGAAAGTTCAAACCAGGCAAGCCTGAGGATATCTTAGATGATGGGTCTCTCCAACTCAAAGGCCTGGTGTCAGTAAACGAAGGTACTTATAAAGCAGAAGTGTTCAACAGCGATGGGAAAAGCATCAAAGAAGAGTCCTTCAGACTGTGTATGAAGG AAAAGGTCTCCAAGCCCTCAGTGCAATTCACCTGTTCTGATAAGGACGTCACCTTTACCTGTTTCTTGACCAACACTGAGGGAGTGACTTTCAAGTGGAGCAAGAACAGACAGCCTTTAAATGGGGAAAAAAATCCAACCTTGATCATCAATCTGAAACAACTGAAAGAGCCAGACACCTTCACCTGCTCTGCAGTCAATGAGGTCAGCGCGGAGACAAGTGACATCATCAAACCAACatgcaatg cTGTCTCCAAATCGGGTGATCTGCGTTCACTGTTTGGTTTGGATTTCTGGACCATGGTGGGCATCCTGGCCGGGGGAGGGGGCTTGGtactcctcctcatcatcatcaccttgGTGTGCTGTTGCCTCAGCCGACGCAAGAGCCACATGCGCTTTGAAG AGGAAAGAGAGTTGAGACTAGCCCCCCTGACCAAGACCCAGCATCCTTACCTCCCAGAGGGCCAGACAAAGCATCCTTCTCACCCAGAAGGCCAGAAGCAAAGGCAGAGACCCCCCGGTGGGGCCCCACCTGGTTCCACGGGCCCCAGGCCCACGGCCAGAGCCTCCAGCCAGGCTGCGCCCCAACCCAGAGCCCAGGCTCGAGAGAAGCCTCCACAGACACCAATGGATGATGATGAGGAGCAGCCCCCACCACTACCCCAGCCGAGGAAGAAAGGCTCTCACCCCGCCAGGCAATGA
- the LOC118375942 gene encoding T-cell surface antigen CD2-like isoform X1, whose protein sequence is MACTLPLAFLVLHGFLSLSADSCNYYFQHGSFFSIPLKYTDLSSKEINWKHNEKVILKRKNGKFKPGKPEDILDDGSLQLKGLVSVNEGTYKAEVFNSDGKSIKEESFRLCMKEKVSKPSVQFTCSDKDVTFTCFLTNTEGVTFKWSKNRQPLNGEKNPTLIINLKQLKEPDTFTCSAVNEVSAETSDIIKPTCNAVSKSGDLRSLFGLDFWTMVGILAGGGGLVLLLIIITLVCCCLSRRKSHMRFEEERELRLAPLTKTQHPYLPEGQTKHPSHPEGQKQRQRPPGGAPPGSTGPRPTARASSQAAPQPRAQAREKPPQTPMDDDEEQPPPLPQPRKKGSHPARQ, encoded by the exons ATGGCCTGTACATTACCACTGGCATTCCTTGTCCTTCAtggatttctctctctttcagcaG ATTCATGCAATTATTATTTCCAACATGGATCtttcttctccatccctctgaAATACACTGACTTGAGTTCGAAAGAAATAAACTGGAAACACAATGAAAAAGTTATATTAAAAAGAAAGAATGGAAAGTTCAAACCAGGCAAGCCTGAGGATATCTTAGATGATGGGTCTCTCCAACTCAAAGGCCTGGTGTCAGTAAACGAAGGTACTTATAAAGCAGAAGTGTTCAACAGCGATGGGAAAAGCATCAAAGAAGAGTCCTTCAGACTGTGTATGAAGG AAAAGGTCTCCAAGCCCTCAGTGCAATTCACCTGTTCTGATAAGGACGTCACCTTTACCTGTTTCTTGACCAACACTGAGGGAGTGACTTTCAAGTGGAGCAAGAACAGACAGCCTTTAAATGGGGAAAAAAATCCAACCTTGATCATCAATCTGAAACAACTGAAAGAGCCAGACACCTTCACCTGCTCTGCAGTCAATGAGGTCAGCGCGGAGACAAGTGACATCATCAAACCAACatgcaatg cTGTCTCCAAATCGGGTGATCTGCGTTCACTGTTTGGTTTGGATTTCTGGACCATGGTGGGCATCCTGGCCGGGGGAGGGGGCTTGGtactcctcctcatcatcatcaccttgGTGTGCTGTTGCCTCAGCCGACGCAAGAGCCACATGCGCTTTGAAG AGGAAAGAGAGTTGAGACTAGCCCCCCTGACCAAGACCCAGCATCCTTACCTCCCAGAGGGCCAGACAAAGCATCCTTCTCACCCAGAAGGCCAGAAGCAAAGGCAGAGACCCCCCGGTGGGGCCCCACCTGGTTCCACGGGCCCCAGGCCCACGGCCAGAGCCTCCAGCCAGGCTGCGCCCCAACCCAGAGCCCAGGCTCGAGAGAAGCCTCCACAGACACCAATGGATGATGATGAGGAGCAGCCCCCACCACTACCCCAGCCGAGGAAGAAAGGCTCTCACCCCGCCAGGCAATGA